Proteins co-encoded in one Zootoca vivipara chromosome 3, rZooViv1.1, whole genome shotgun sequence genomic window:
- the SIM1 gene encoding single-minded homolog 1, whose translation MKEKSKNAARTRREKENSEFYELAKLLPLPSAITSQLDKASIIRLTTSYLKMRVVFPEGLGEAWGHASRTSPLDNVGRELGSHLLQTLDGFIFVVAPDGKIMYISETASVHLGLSQVELTGNSIYEYIHPADHDEMTAVLTAHQPYHSHFVQEYEIERSFFLRMKCVLAKRNAGLTCGGYKVIHCSGYLKIRQYSLDMSPFDGCYQNVGLVAVGHSLPPSAVTEIKLHSNMFMFRASLDMKLIFLDSRVAELTGYEPQDLIEKTLYHHVHGCDTFHLRCAHHLLLVKGQVTTKYYRFLAKQGGWVWVQSYATIVHNSRSSRPHCIVSVNYVLTDTEYKGLQLSLDQVSATKPSFPYANSTPTITDNRKGSKSRLPSTKSKSRTSPYPQYSGFHTERSESDHESQWGGSPLTDTASPQLMDPIERPNSQHHDVSCAYRQYSDRSALCYGFALDHSRLADDRHFHTQACEGSRCEAGRYFLGTPQSGRETWWGSRSGLPLTKSSPESREAYENSMPHITSIHRIHGRGHWDEESVVSSPDPGSASESGDRYHSEQYQGSPHEPSKIETLIRATQQMIKEEENRLQLRKSTPDQLVSINGAGKKHSVCFASYHQHQQQQQLRGDACRVPSVTTTSPCEHTQQQDGKMMSPHDNDYDNSPTALSRISSPNSDRISKSSLILAKDCLQSEVSPHQTPGDNSAESPNYYNSHRQYFDKHAYTLTGYALEHLYDSETIRNYSLGCNGSHFDVTSHLRMQQDPAQGHKGTSVIITNGS comes from the exons GACTTGGAGAAGCTTGGGGCCACGCTAGTCGAACCAGCCCTTTGGACAACGTTGGGCGCGAGCTGGGATCTCACCTTTTGCAG ACTTTGGATGGTTTCATATTTGTGGTAGCTCCGGACGGCAAGATCATGTACATCTCCGAAACCGCCTCTGTTCATTTGGGTTTGTCACAG GTTGAGCTGACAGGCAACAGCATTTACGAGTACATCCACCCAGCCGACCACGACGAAATGACCGCCGTCCTCACCGCCCACCAGCCGTACCATTCCCATTTCGTTCAGG AATACGAGATCGAGCGCTCCTTCTTCCTAAGGATGAAATGCGTCTTGGCCAAGAGGAACGCCGGGCTGACTTGCGGAGGCTACAAG GTCATTCACTGCAGCGGCTACCTGAAGATCCGCCAGTACAGCCTGGACATGTCTCCCTTCGACGGCTGCTACCAAAACGTCGGCCTGGTGGCGGTCGGCCATTCCCTGCCCCCCAGCGCCGTGACGGAGATCAAGCTGCACAGCAATATGTTCATGTTTCGGGCCAGCCTGGATATGAAGCTCATTTTCCTCGATTCCCG GGTAGCCGAGCTGACCGGTTACGAGCCTCAGGACCTGATCGAGAAGACGCTTTACCACCACGTCCACGGCTGCGACACTTTCCATTTGCGCTGCGCTCATCACCTGC tGCTAGTGAAAGGTCAAGTTACCACAAAATACTATCGCTTCTTGGCCAAGCAAGGTGGCTGGGTCTGGGTGCAGAGCTACGCCACCATTGTCCACAACAGCCGATCTTCACGGCCTCATTGCATCGTCAGCGTCAATTACGTGCTCAC CGATACAGAATATAaaggactacagctctcattggATCAAGTTTCAGCAACGAAGCCATCGTTCCCATATGCAAACTCAACACCAACAATCACTGACAACAGAAAAGGAAGCAAGTCACGTCTGCCGAGCACAAAGTCAAAATCTAGGACATCTCCATATCCACAG TATTCTGGATTTCATACGGAAAGATCTGAATCGGACCATGAAAGCCAGTGGGGTGGCAGCCCACTGACCGACACCGCCTCTCCGCAATTGATGGATCCCATTGAAAGGCCAAACTCTCAGCATCATGATGTCTCCTGTGCCTATAGACAATACTCAGACCGCAGTGCTCTCTGCTATGGTTTTGCACTTGACCATTCCAGGCTGGCTGATGACAGACACTTCCACACTCAGGCCTGTGAAGGCAGCAGGTGTGAGGCCGGCCGATACTTCCTTGGCACACCGCAGTCTGGGAGGGAAACGTGGTGGGGTTCCCGATCTGGCCTTCCCTTAACCAAATCTTCTCCTGAGAGCAGAGAAGCCTACGAAAACAGCATGCCTCATATAACTTCCATACACCGAATTCACG GAAGAGGGCACTGGGATGAAGAAAGCGTTGTCAGTTCCCCAGACCCTGGTTCTGCTAGTGAATCAGGTGACCGATACCACTCTGAGCAGTATCAGGGCAGCCCACACGAGCCCAGCAAAATCGAGACTCTCATAAGAGCGACTCAGCAAATGAttaaggaagaggaaaacagGCTGCAATTGCGGAAGTCGACTCCCGATCAGCTGGTTTCAATTAATGGAGCAGGGAAAAAGCACTCTGTTTGCTTTGCAAGCTACCACCagcaccagcaacaacaacagttgagAGGAGATGCCTGCAGGGTCCCTAGTGTCACCACCACATCTCCCTGCGAACACACACAGCAACAAGATGGGAAGATGATGAGCCCCCATGACAATGACTATGACAACAGCCCCACGGCACTGTCTAGAATAAGCAGCCCCAATTCTGACCGAATTTCTAAATCCAGTTTGATACTGGCTAAGGACTGCCTTCAGTCAGAAGTCTCGCCTCATCAAACTCCAGGGGATAACTCAGCAGAATCCCCAAACTATTACAATTCCCATCGGCAGTACTTTGATAAGCATGCGTACACGCTAACAGGATATGCTCTGGAGCACCTTTACGACAGCGAAACCATCAGGAACTATTCTTTGGGTTGCAATGGGTCACACTTTGATGTGACATCTCACCTACGGATGCAGCAAGATCCAGCACAGGGACATAAGGGGACTTCTGTTATAATAACCAATGGAAGCTGA